TTTTTACCCTGTTAAACTGCCTTTTAAATGTGCCAGCTTCATTTGAAGAGTGGCGTCAAAAACTTGAGATCCGATCTGCATCGTCATTCCACCGAGAATTTCGGGGGAGGTTTTCACGGTTAAAGAAATCGGTCGTTGCAGAATGTTTTCAAATTTTTTAGTAAATGTATTGATTTGACCCGCAGATAACGCCACCGGCACCGTCAAGACTAGCGGCGTGGTTTTTGCCAAACCCGCCCTTAGCGACTGAATCTCCACGATGATTTCGGGAAGATAAACCAGCTTATTTTTTTTAACTAAAAGCGAAAAAAAATTTTTAGTAAACTTGACGGCCAGGGACGGAATTTCCCGTTTTACCTGGGAATCCACAACCTTCAGCAACACCGCTTTCCTGGTTTCCATTCCATAGGAAGGGTTAAATAAAATATTTTTAAACACGGGATTGGCAGGAATCGTTTCAGAAATGTCTTTTGCCAAATCAAGGGCTTTTAAAAAGGAGGGATCCGAACTTGATGGAGCATAAATGAGATTAAAAAAGGCTTTCGCGTATCTTTTCGCAACGATATTTTTCAGCAAAGGAATTCCTTATTCAATAATTTTGTAACGTCCGGCTAAATAAATTTGAAAAGCTAGCATGGTTTGGCCCCTTAAGTCAACCCCTTGTCCGAACCCGGGTGTGAGACAAATTTATGGGTAAATATTGACTTTTCCTTTTTTTTGGCCTATTATCTGATTGTTATATAACACTCAGATAAGGAGGTCCCATGGAAAAATCTCTGGAAGAGCTCGAAGCCCAAAGACAAGGCCTCTA
Above is a genomic segment from Nitrospirota bacterium containing:
- the atpH gene encoding ATP synthase F1 subunit delta, with the protein product MLKNIVAKRYAKAFFNLIYAPSSSDPSFLKALDLAKDISETIPANPVFKNILFNPSYGMETRKAVLLKVVDSQVKREIPSLAVKFTKNFFSLLVKKNKLVYLPEIIVEIQSLRAGLAKTTPLVLTVPVALSAGQINTFTKKFENILQRPISLTVKTSPEILGGMTMQIGSQVFDATLQMKLAHLKGSLTG